From the Phyllostomus discolor isolate MPI-MPIP mPhyDis1 chromosome 7, mPhyDis1.pri.v3, whole genome shotgun sequence genome, one window contains:
- the MYD88 gene encoding myeloid differentiation primary response protein MyD88 isoform X1: MAAGVPGAGSAPPSPSMSSLPLAALNVRVRRRLSLFLNVRAQVAADWTALAEEMGFEYLEIRRLERHDDPTGSLLDDWQGRPGASVGRLLELLAKLGRDDVLLELGPSIEEDCQKYILKQQQEESEKPLQVAAVDSSVPRTAELAGITTLDDPMGQMPERFDAFICYCSSDIQFVQEMIQQLEQTNYRLKLCVSDRDVLPGTCVWSIASELIEKRCRRMVVVVSDDYLQSKECDFQTKFALSLSPGAHQKRLIPVKYKAMKKEFPSILRFITVCDYTNPCTKSWFWTRLAKALSLP; the protein is encoded by the exons ATGGCTGCAGGGGTCCCGGGCGCGGGGTCCgcgcccccctctccctccatgtcctccctgcctctggccgCGCTCAACGTGCGAGTGCGGCGCCGACTGTCGCTCTTCCTGAACGTGCGGGCGCAGGTGGCTGCCGACTGGACAGCGCTGGCAGAGGAGATGGGTTTCGAGTATTTGGAGATCCGGCGGCTGGAGAGGCACGACGACCCCACGGGCAGCCTGCTGGACGACTGGCAGGGACGTCCCGGCGCCTCGGTGGGTCGTCTGCTGGAGCTGCTCGCCAAACTGGGCCGCGACGACGTGCTGCTGGAACTGGGGCCCAGCATCG AGGAGGATTGCCAGAAGTATATTCTGAAGCAACAACAAGAGGAGTCTGAGAAGCCCTTACAGGTGGCTGCGGTAGACAGCAGTGTCCCACGGACGGCAGAGTTGGCGGGCATCACCACCCTCGATGACCCCATGG GGCAAATGCCTGAGCGATTTGATGCCTTTATCTGCTACTGCTCCAGCGACATCCAGTTTGTACAGGAGATGATCCAGCAGCTGGAACAGACAAACTATCGGCTGAAGTTGTGTGTGTCCGACCGTGACGTCCTGCCTGGCACCTGCGTCTGGTCTATTGCTAGTGAGCTCATTGAGAAAAG GTGCCGCCGGATGGTGGTGGTTGTCTCAGATGATTACCTGCAAAGCAAGGAATGTGACTTCCAGACTAAGTTTGCACTCAGCCTCTCGCCAG GTGCCCATCAGAAGCGACTGATCCCTGTCAAGTACAAGGCAATGAAGAAAGAGTTCCCCAGCATCCTGCGGTTCATCACTGTCTGTGACTACACCAACCCCTGCACCAAGTCCTGGTTCTGGACTCGCCTCGCCAaagccctgtccctgccctga
- the MYD88 gene encoding myeloid differentiation primary response protein MyD88 isoform X2 codes for MAAGVPGAGSAPPSPSMSSLPLAALNVRVRRRLSLFLNVRAQVAADWTALAEEMGFEYLEIRRLERHDDPTGSLLDDWQGRPGASVGRLLELLAKLGRDDVLLELGPSIEEDCQKYILKQQQEESEKPLQVAAVDSSVPRTAELAGITTLDDPMGQMPERFDAFICYCSSDIQFVQEMIQQLEQTNYRLKLCVSDRDVLPGTCVWSIASAAGWWWLSQMITCKARNVTSRLSLHSASRQVPIRSD; via the exons ATGGCTGCAGGGGTCCCGGGCGCGGGGTCCgcgcccccctctccctccatgtcctccctgcctctggccgCGCTCAACGTGCGAGTGCGGCGCCGACTGTCGCTCTTCCTGAACGTGCGGGCGCAGGTGGCTGCCGACTGGACAGCGCTGGCAGAGGAGATGGGTTTCGAGTATTTGGAGATCCGGCGGCTGGAGAGGCACGACGACCCCACGGGCAGCCTGCTGGACGACTGGCAGGGACGTCCCGGCGCCTCGGTGGGTCGTCTGCTGGAGCTGCTCGCCAAACTGGGCCGCGACGACGTGCTGCTGGAACTGGGGCCCAGCATCG AGGAGGATTGCCAGAAGTATATTCTGAAGCAACAACAAGAGGAGTCTGAGAAGCCCTTACAGGTGGCTGCGGTAGACAGCAGTGTCCCACGGACGGCAGAGTTGGCGGGCATCACCACCCTCGATGACCCCATGG GGCAAATGCCTGAGCGATTTGATGCCTTTATCTGCTACTGCTCCAGCGACATCCAGTTTGTACAGGAGATGATCCAGCAGCTGGAACAGACAAACTATCGGCTGAAGTTGTGTGTGTCCGACCGTGACGTCCTGCCTGGCACCTGCGTCTGGTCTATTGCTA GTGCCGCCGGATGGTGGTGGTTGTCTCAGATGATTACCTGCAAAGCAAGGAATGTGACTTCCAGACTAAGTTTGCACTCAGCCTCTCGCCAG GTGCCCATCAGAAGCGACTGA
- the MYD88 gene encoding myeloid differentiation primary response protein MyD88 isoform X3 — protein MAAGVPGAGSAPPSPSMSSLPLAALNVRVRRRLSLFLNVRAQVAADWTALAEEMGFEYLEIRRLERHDDPTGSLLDDWQGRPGASVGRLLELLAKLGRDDVLLELGPSIEEDCQKYILKQQQEESEKPLQVAAVDSSVPRTAELAGITTLDDPMGQMPERFDAFICYCSSDIQFVQEMIQQLEQTNYRLKLCVSDRDVLPGTCVWSIASELIEKRLVRNVTSRLSLHSASRQVPIRSD, from the exons ATGGCTGCAGGGGTCCCGGGCGCGGGGTCCgcgcccccctctccctccatgtcctccctgcctctggccgCGCTCAACGTGCGAGTGCGGCGCCGACTGTCGCTCTTCCTGAACGTGCGGGCGCAGGTGGCTGCCGACTGGACAGCGCTGGCAGAGGAGATGGGTTTCGAGTATTTGGAGATCCGGCGGCTGGAGAGGCACGACGACCCCACGGGCAGCCTGCTGGACGACTGGCAGGGACGTCCCGGCGCCTCGGTGGGTCGTCTGCTGGAGCTGCTCGCCAAACTGGGCCGCGACGACGTGCTGCTGGAACTGGGGCCCAGCATCG AGGAGGATTGCCAGAAGTATATTCTGAAGCAACAACAAGAGGAGTCTGAGAAGCCCTTACAGGTGGCTGCGGTAGACAGCAGTGTCCCACGGACGGCAGAGTTGGCGGGCATCACCACCCTCGATGACCCCATGG GGCAAATGCCTGAGCGATTTGATGCCTTTATCTGCTACTGCTCCAGCGACATCCAGTTTGTACAGGAGATGATCCAGCAGCTGGAACAGACAAACTATCGGCTGAAGTTGTGTGTGTCCGACCGTGACGTCCTGCCTGGCACCTGCGTCTGGTCTATTGCTAGTGAGCTCATTGAGAAAAGGTTGGTTAG GAATGTGACTTCCAGACTAAGTTTGCACTCAGCCTCTCGCCAG GTGCCCATCAGAAGCGACTGA